The Bacillus alveayuensis genome has a window encoding:
- a CDS encoding Fe-Mn family superoxide dismutase (product_source=KO:K04564; cath_funfam=1.10.287.990; cog=COG0605; ko=KO:K04564; pfam=PF00081,PF02777; superfamily=46609,47095,54719): MQQNYFENVKNWAHHLKEHWKEIRSSIPAEQRIFIEEKLQQFERQLHEQTFEKDEILYERAMNLYDSFRLFYHHSYVPIGQHRLPPLPYAYDALEPYISEKIMKLHHLKHHQSYVDGLNKAEIEMAKARKTGDYSLIKHWEREAAFHGAGHYLHTIFWSIMSPNGGGKPKGPLKAMIEKSFGSFDMMKKHFSEAAKAVEGVGWAILVWSPRSHRLEILQAEKHQNLSQWDVIPLLVLDVWEHAYYLQYENDRGKYIENWWKIINWREVERRFHEAQKVKWQPF; encoded by the coding sequence ATGCAACAAAACTATTTCGAGAATGTGAAAAATTGGGCTCATCATTTAAAAGAGCATTGGAAAGAGATACGTTCTTCCATTCCTGCTGAACAAAGAATATTCATTGAAGAAAAATTGCAACAATTCGAGCGACAACTACATGAACAAACATTTGAGAAAGACGAAATATTGTATGAAAGAGCTATGAATCTATATGATTCTTTTCGTTTATTTTACCACCATTCTTATGTGCCGATCGGTCAGCACCGTCTTCCTCCTCTGCCATACGCCTATGATGCACTTGAACCTTATATTTCCGAAAAAATTATGAAGCTCCATCATTTAAAACACCATCAAAGTTATGTTGATGGATTAAATAAAGCAGAAATCGAAATGGCCAAAGCGAGAAAAACAGGGGATTATTCACTAATTAAACATTGGGAGCGAGAAGCAGCTTTTCATGGTGCGGGGCATTATTTGCATACCATTTTTTGGTCCATCATGAGTCCAAATGGCGGCGGCAAACCAAAAGGCCCATTAAAAGCAATGATCGAAAAATCTTTTGGAAGCTTTGACATGATGAAAAAGCATTTTTCTGAAGCAGCCAAAGCAGTAGAAGGAGTTGGCTGGGCCATCTTAGTTTGGTCGCCTCGCTCACATCGGTTAGAAATTTTACAGGCAGAAAAGCATCAAAATTTAAGCCAATGGGATGTTATCCCTTTACTCGTCCTTGATGTATGGGAGCATGCTTATTATTTACAATATGAAAATGACCGAGGTAAATATATCGAAAACTGGTGGAAAATTATCAATTGGAGAGAAGTTGAAAGACGATTTCATGAAGCTCAAAAAGTGAAATGGCAGCCTTTTTAA